In the genome of Impatiens glandulifera chromosome 6, dImpGla2.1, whole genome shotgun sequence, the window caaaattccCTTTATTATCTGCTTTTGTCCAAAATTGATACCACTGCAagaaaagtaattaaaaattaaataaaatgaacaaataattcaaattaaataagaatattagtttataataaaACCTTGCTTTCATATTGCCATGAACCAGCCTTCCCTGGTGCAGCCAATCCCACATAAGCATAGGCACCTTGtagaaattttaaactaataatatgttcaagaaatataataatgttagcACATCTTTATAATGTATctatttataaactataaattaaattttataattgaccTACCCGTCTTGAACATTTAATTTTCCGATTAAAACTCCTCGTTGATTCGAGCGAGGGAAATCCGACGAAAGTGGAAAGTTGTATGGCCAACTTAGTGTTTCTTTATACAgctaagaaaaataatttttaaaattcaaaagttGAGGCAATAAAATggtaaaaatgtgaaaatgaattaataatatatatacctgTAACTTTGCATCCTCCCACATTGGCCATGTTTTCTTATTGGAGTTAAGATAGATAAAAACAGGACCAAAAACCTTTTTCCATGGTTCTTTGTTTTCAAAGTACATGGCTAGAGGCAATCCAGCATAATGAGTGCTTACAAACATCTAACAAAAgcaaaatacataaaattataactacacaataattatattatttaactttggaaacactttctgaAAATGAATTTAAGTTTGAACCATAACagatttgtaaatgtttttgggaaaactttttttcttttgggatgttaatttaaacctaaaatataatttaattgaacaCGTACttgtaaatttaataattattttctattcgGACTCAAATTCAGctccaaaaattattttagatggATAACACGAGAAATCAAAGACTCGATTAAACTCACAGAGAGCGATGTAGGGCCACAATGGGATGTGAGGTCTCTCTTTAGAGGCCCTCCAGTTCGAAACTCGTCACTCGGTGTGAttatccaaaaccctatattttcttttctacttATCCATCCATGaactttattatctttattGTCGGAAGCGTATTGATACTTGTCATCGAcctataattaagttataatatatatttagacaAATCCAACTAagaacaacatattaaaacatattaaaagtaaattatCCATTCCACTTACCTCTCCATTTTCTAAGCGAACAGCTTCTGGGTAGTCAAGAGTCTCACCATTTGCTCGGTCCTTATTACTCGGCATTACCTTTTGTATTTCATCCGAAATGGCCATGTaatcaaatctagaaatttgtTACAAATATATGTCGATCTTAACAAAATTGTTCccttaatttgatttaaaataaaataaaatttaaggcCACAACTTACAAGTCTTCCCGGAGCTTAAATACGATCCTAATCTGGTCAATCCTTGACGCAGGGAAATAGTTTTTGCGCTCGAATATTCCGTAGGCATAGAATCCAGAACTTCCTCTATGCATAATAAATCTCTTATCGATGTTTAAAGGAGCTCCGCTCCATTTCCATGTCCTACTAAATGAAATCTCTACTTGGTTTTCATTTTGCACAATGACCTTAAAATGTGTACCATCAGCCctgaaatttaatttgattaaatggtTCAATTCAAATGTAACTAACTgcctataaataataataataataataataataataacctatCAATTGGTACTGAATGTGTTGCTTCAATGTCAATATTTGATTCTTCAGTATCATAAAACATAGATTTCTCATCACCGTCACCATTCCAAACAACATCCCAATATCTAACAATTAAGAATTATATGTATCTGTACTTAGAAAATGTAggataaaaatgtattaatttattaataataagattaaaaataattagtaatacCCTCTATTGTCCTCTTTGTTAAGAGTATCTAGTATATTTTCGATTCTACCATATCTAATGGCTGTAACATCGCCTTGAGGGTTTGAAAATGTGACGCTCACTATACCGTTAGACATTATCAcctgaaaattatatttaattatgtattatttcaATTAAGGATCATAAGTTAAGCttaaaacaataaaagaaaatatttgtgTTCATCAATAGCAACCTCATTAGGATATACTAGTAACTTCACGGGTGAGACAGCAAGAGCTTCAGTTTCATTCCGCAAAATTCCTCtgcaaatatttaatttcataaataagaataataacccaatttaattaataggttattaattactaaaataaattcTCCAAGTTTCAATCATTAAACATTTATCATAATAAGCACtcaaaaaatgatagaatttaCTAATGAATTACCGAGTGTAATTAGATAAAGAACCACCATGGATGATGAAGAACAATTGGGCAAGAATTATCAGCCTCCATGTGCATGGATTCTTCATTTGAAGAAgggagattaaaaaaattattttgaataaaaactagaccatattatattatatatatatataacttgatCAAGTGTAGgtcaacaattaaaaaaataatatatttggagTATATTCTCAATGAATCTATAACTAGATTGtgtctatatttaaaaaataatattttctttatttttcattgaacaaaaaattaaattatatattagtaaatTTGACTAATCTTATCAATTTTCAAcctattttatatttgaagtaTAGTTGACCATTTAAATTGAATCAAATCTCATATGCCTCATATATGGCTGAATATAGCTAGAATATTGATAATAGGCAGAGCCGACCCTGGGGTAAGCCCGGCAGGCAGGGCCGGCCCTAGGGTAAGTCCGAGGGCTAGGGTagccatttaataaaataaagaagagatGTTTAGTATTTTGTAATCATAAAATGGTTTAGTTTAGTGATTTTGGGtgaaattttaagtttatccTCAGGTCATGAGTTCCAACCTTACCAAAacttacttttttattatttttttagcgGTCAAAATTCACGTTTTTTAGGGGCAGTTTAAAAATCGGGATCGACTCTGTATATAGGATCATATATAAGTTGTtgataaagtatatatatattatgaagttCATGTTTAGAATATGGTGAATTTAGCCTGAAACATTACACAAGGGTTAAACAGGAATTTAATTTACTTGATTACTAATGGTAAAACCTTGATAAGTTGATATAGAACTATTTGActgaattgtaaaatataaatagtcaaaaacatgtttatttaaatgagtAAATAGTAGATATATATAGTCAGACAcgcatattaaaaaaaagtaaaatatataaatattttatatgcctataatattaaatatatatatatatatatatatatatatatatatatatatatatatatatatatatatatatatatatatatatatatatacttttaaatagtatatataCCTATAAATACAGGATAAAAAgtcactaataaataaatttattttaagaattcaaatttaaaaaagtaaaaataaaaaggttatattaattttaaacatggcaatatatatatatatatatatatatatatatatatatatatatatatatatatattacattgaATAAtgtaagtaaaaatataatatacaatctctataaatttatgtattaatagtAGTTGTGACAAAAAGATAAACGTaacattttaaaagaaaatttaaaatatgctCTTAAAGTGGAAGGTTAAGAATAGTGAattgttgtatttgtttttaactGAATGTTACTAAAAAAAAGATAACTCTTAAACttagttaagaaaataaaaataattaataaattttcatttagaatattacaaaataaataaataaaaagaactattgccaaaattgttaaaattagtaaaaacaaattgtgaatattttttatttacatagaaTTTTCACCTGATTTTTGCAAAAGATCATTATGCTCTTTCAAAACTTAAATGTTTAGTCGCAATATTCACTATtgttaaaattctaaattatctaattatttttgtaattttttaatttttttattattgagtgTGACATTTTTATTTGTGAGACAAAAGTTATTAATGTTTACATCTtctattataattaaatgaatttcccttctaaaaaaatgacaataatgATCATAAAAGCAATGAAGACTGAATATACATTAAAGAATTGGAAGAAAAATAATGAGATGACCACTTGAAAAGGTAAAACACCTTAAAACAATACCATAAAGTAATTAGGTATATTTGCAATGGATCAAATCATGAATCAAaggattataatttataatttttttttttttgataaatccttattcattttcaaaataatgaacATTAGGAATTCCATAAATTCTCTCGGCTGTTTCAGGGTCAGTCTTTCCTTAGGCTGTAACAGTTATTTGACTGAAGGTAGAAGTTAGAAGATGGGatatacatttttattgatttttttttaaatcaattgataactctagtttcaaataaaaattatattatcgtTTAGATTATTAATTCATGacaaaatttaattgtttttacacaattacttttaaaaagctgtcaaagtattataaaaataatttaaaataatcttaccCGATATACATTAAAATCAATTGACAACTCtagtttcaaataaaaattatattatcgtctagattattaatttatgacaaaatttaattgtttttacacaattacttttaaaggttgtgaaagtattataaaaaaaattaaaataatcttttattttaaaacaatgtcAACATGCATGCAAACTGAGGTTAATTTATTGAGTCACTCCAGTCCATATTGTCGCACGTACTAAACTATGGGATTTTATATGACTATCATTTTATGTATAGGTGAAAAACGGGTAAAttcaacccgtattacccaattcatatttaatccaaattaaatttactcaaCACGTAACCAGGGACGGACTCAGGATTTCAAActggggtgggcttgaaaaaaatttaaggtgtgcttaaaataataacgagaaaattttggaaaaaaacaagtatataaaagtaaagttttaccatttttttaataattgaataaaaaaacaatgagttatattaaatttttttaagaaattaagggtaatgtcaatttctaccgtaaaaataaataaataaataaataaacttttttttggggggtgggagcccctacatagattcgtccctaacccaacccatattatttattaatatgggttgggttaggtATGGGTTgagtaacccaaattattttttttattttttcatctaaCATGtattttgactcatttaacacatttttatctatttaacacgtttttttatgttttccacatttttcacgttttgacacgtttttcacatttttgacacgtttaatacgtttttcacatgtttaacacgttgaacacgtttatggcacgtttaacacatttttgacacgttgaacacgttttgatacgtttaacacgttcttgacatgttgaacacatttgacacgtttttcacgaatatgacacattttgacacgtttttcatatttttggcacgtttaacacgtttttttttacatttttgacatgttgaacacgttttgacacgttgaacatgtttttgtcacgttaaacacgtttttggcacgtttaacacatttttgacacgttgaacacattttcatgtttttcatgtttttggcatgtttaacatgtttttaacacgtttttcacgattatgacacaatttgatatgtttttttatgtttttgacacgtttaacacgttttgacacatttaatatgttttcaagtttttcacatttttgacacgtttaacacatttttaacatgtttaacacattttcacatgtttttttacgtttttgacacgtttaatacgttttgacacgtttaacacgttttcacacgttttttacgtttttggcacgattaacacgttttgacacgttttccatACTTCtagcacgttttgacacgtataacatgtttttgacacatttaacatgtttcacatatttttgacacatttaatatgtttttcaaacatttaacgtgccaaaatgtgaaaaatgtgttaaacgtgccaaaaatatgaaaacgtgttaaacatgtaaaaaacatgttaaacatgtaaaaaaacgtgttaaatatatcaaaaacgtgccaaaacgtgttaaaagttaTCAAGatgtgttaacgtgcaaaaaaaatttaaacatgtcaaaaatatgttaaatgtgcaaaaatgtGTTAGATATTCCAAAAACGTGcctaaaacgtgccaaaaatgtgaaaaacatgttaaacgtatcaaaacatgttaaatgtgctaaaaatgtgttaaatgagccaaaaatgtgttaaacgtgttcaacatgtcaaaacgaGTTCAACAGATCaagaacgtgttaaacttggcaaaaatgtgaaaaacgtgttaacgtgtgaaaaacttgtcaaatatgtcaaaaatatgttaaacatgcaaaaaaacgtgaaaacatgttaaatcaatgaaaaacgtgtttaatgtgtgaaaaaacgtgaaaatatgttaaacttatgaaaacgtgttaaacgtgtgaaacatatcaaaaacatgttaaacgtgtcaaaaacgtgtcaaaaacgtgaaaaccatgttaaaatgtcaaaaacgtgttaaacgtgccaaaaacgtgaaaatcatgttaaacttgtcaaaaacgtgttaacgtgttatatacgtcaaaaacgtgttaaatataccaaaaacgtgaaaacgtattaaacgtattaTACacgtcaaaaatgtgttaaacgtgataaaaacatcaaaaatatgttattagtgtgaaaacgtgttaaacatgatcaaaaacgtgttaaacgggccaaaaacgtgaaaacgtgtgaaaaacgtgttaaacgtgataaaaacgtgaaaaacgtgttaaacgtgtgaaaatttgttattagtgtgaaaatgtgttagttatatcaaaaacgtgttaaacgtgttaaacgtttgaaaaacgtattataagtgtgaaaacgtgttaaaaatgttgaaaacgtgttaaacgtgtgaaaaacgtgttaaatatgtcaaaaacgtgttcgacttaaagttggaatatgattagtttatattaaattaataatagagaattaaattaaatttatataatttgggtaaccataacccaacccaaattaaactcaactcaTATTCAACCCAACTCATACTCAACCTAACCtaatccaacccaaattaactaacccaaattaatattttgggttagggttaggtttggataaacccaaattatgctcgCCCCTAATTTTatgtctattttattattattttttttcttgcacATTAATTTCAAATGATAATTAGAAGATTGGaccattaatattataaatgtattcaaaatataaaatttatttatgtgttataaactttgacatatttatattttttaataaaataatatagttttaatttatttgaatctattttttttctatttaattataattattcaattatgtaatttgtatttttattttatttatttgatcttataatatttattgatttaattagatatttattaaataattttttaacatgtgATGTTttgatcattaattttaaatcaaaaaaagtatatcttattaaattataatataaagtgacgtttattttttatcaaaattataattatttgattaatttttgcAATGTAatcttttcattatttattattatttctacaAAAGTATTCCAGTTTACAAGTAAAAATGtaccattaaaataaaaaaacagtaCAAATTAACAAAGTCTTTTAGAACTatcaatattgataatattcCTTTGACCGGGCCGGTCTACCAACATCAGCGGCACCCATCATtatagattaataaaaataaaattacaagagttaatatataaagaaagaaatacatatatatatatataaataataataataataataataataatataacaaaatcttcctataaaagtaattataaaatgtattatatatatatatatgatggaaaataaaatacacaaattaaatatacgatagataaaaatttataggtatatataa includes:
- the LOC124943757 gene encoding probable rhamnogalacturonate lyase B; its protein translation is MKNPCTWRLIILAQLFFIIHGGSLSNYTRGILRNETEALAVSPVKLLVYPNEVIMSNGIVSVTFSNPQGDVTAIRYGRIENILDTLNKEDNRGYWDVVWNGDGDEKSMADGTHFKVIVQNENQVEISFSRTWKWSGAPLNIDKRFIMHRGSSGFYAYGIFERKNYFPASRIDQIRIVFKLREDLFDYMAISDEIQKVMPSNKDRANGETLDYPEAVRLENGEVDDKYQYASDNKDNKVHGWISRKENIGFWIITPSDEFRTGGPLKRDLTSHCGPTSLSMFVSTHYAGLPLAMYFENKEPWKKVFGPVFIYLNSNKKTWPMWEDAKLQLYKETLSWPYNFPLSSDFPRSNQRGVLIGKLNVQDGYISLKFLQGAYAYVGLAAPGKAGSWQYESKWYQFWTKADNKGNFVIKGVRPGNYNLFAWVPGLIGDYKYDYIVTISPGFTTRLNHLLFKPPRVGVTLWEIGYPDRSSQEFYIPNSDPYYSNYIFKSFEKFRQYGLWYRYSQMYPRRDLVYIVGLSNHTKHWLFAQVTRNSQKNVFEGTTWQIVFRLEHIEKNGMYTLQLAIAGASGAELQVRVNRYEKLPLFTTGLIGTENMIARHSDHGLYRLYSVSFRGSQLYMGKNVIYLTQTRGRTPFNGLMYDYIRLEAPSRR